The Chamaesiphon minutus PCC 6605 DNA window AGGGTTCGTCATCGACGATCAAAATTAATTCCCCCTTACCCGTAAGTTTGGGCTGGATCGCTGGCTCGCAATCTAGTTCGAGTTGTTCGATAGCTGGTAGATAAAATCGGAACTGCGAGCCTTTACCCACTTGACTAGAAACATCGATAAACCCTTGATGATTATTGACGATCGTCAATACTGTCGAAATTCCCAATCCCGTTCCTTTGCCGATTGGCTTAGTTGTAAAAAACGGCTCAAAAATCCGTTCTAATAACTCTGCTGGAATTCCCGTGCCCGTATCTGCAACTGTAATTGCCACATAAGCCCCTCCCTGCGCGTTGGGGTGCAGTTTTGAGTATCGATCGCTCAAGACGATATTTTCGGCCATAATTGTCAACTCGCCCCCATCTGGCATCGCATCGCGCGCGTTGATGCACAAGTTGAGCAAAACTTGGTGGAGCTGGTTGGCGTCGGCGGATAACGTCCACAGATGGCTACTCTCGACTTGAAGGCTAATCTCGATCGATCGGGGAAAAGTTTGTCTGGTAATTTGCAGAACTTCGGCAAGTAAATGTTGCGGCTGCAAGATCGTATGTTCGTTACCGCCGCCCCTTGCAAATGTGAGTATCTGAGAGATTAATTCCCGCCCGCGTTTAGAATTTTCAGAAAGAGTATTGAGTAGTTTCTGAGTGCGCTCGTCTAAATTCTTGAGCTTCAGTGGTAGTAATTCGGTAATTGCGACGATCGGGGTGAGGATATTATTGAGATCGTGGGCGATGCCGCTAGCCAGGGTGCCCAAGTTTTCTAACCTTTGGGCGTGCAAAAATTGCCGTTCGAGTAATTTATGCTCTGTAATATCAGTATCGATCGTCAAAATCGATTGTGGGGTACCATCGGCAGCTACCATTAAATACCAATGACTGGCAACGGTGCTGCTTTTACCCGTTCTGGTTATTAGTTGAAATTCGCCACACCATTCACCACGATCTAGTGTTTGAGCGATCGCAATTTGATATTGAGGATCGTCAAGATCGTAGAGCACATCGGTAATTTGTTTGCCAACGACACTTTCCGATTGCCAGCCATATATTCGCTCGGCACTGCGATTCCAGTATTTAATCTTGCCCTCGATCGACCATAAGCCGATCGCATCTGTTACTAGCTCTAATAAAATCGATCGCTTGCAACAAAGATAGTGTAGTTCCTCGATCCGATCGGAAACTACTGGTATATCCCTCATAACTCCCGATGGAATTTTCATTTCCATTTATGCTTCGAGGTAGCAATACCCCGCTCTGGTTGGTATAGCCGCTCCGATTTAGCATCGGCTCACCTCTCTAGCATAGCTCTCGATCGGCACCAAATGCGCACAATATTAAACAAATATTAAATAATTAGATTTTTTCGATCTTTGTATGATAAATGGCTCAACCGTGTATTATCTTTTACGCCTACCATACTTCTTCTGAATTCGCTGGACGCTGGCCAAAAATTCTCGACCTTTGTGCGGATCGACCATCGCGACATAATTTGCAAATCCGGCGATCGATTGTAATAAATCGGCTCCTTGTCCCCATTGTTTGCCTGCTAAACCGTCTTTTTCGATCTGGTAGAGGGTGGCGCGAAAGCGTCTGAGAGTAGTCCTGTCAACATTTAGCTTCTGATTGACCACGATTCCAGTCACTTCTTGCTGCTGAGACTGTCGGAGGACGCGAGTTTTGTCGGGATGAATCGTCAACCCTTCATGAGTGACGATGCCGTGAGTCCCTTTGAGGATATTGCCGATGTCGCGCAACCGCTCGCGATCGGTAGTTGAAAATGTCAAATCATCTGCGTAGCGGGTATAAATAAAGCCCCGACTTTTGGCCATCCGATCGAGTCGGCGATCGAGTCTTCGACAGAGTAAATTGGTTAGAGCGGGGCTAGTCGGCGCACCTTGCGGTAAATGGCGTAGCTCTTGTGCGATATAGTAACTCCGCCCATCTAACTCGATCTCCGTAACATCGGATTCGGTACAAATTAAGCCCAAAATGGTAGCAATCGCTTCGGAATAACCGAGCGAACGAAAAATCCCTTTAACGCGAGCGTAGGAAATTGATGGAAAAAAGTCTTGTAAATCCATGTTGATGACAACTAATGCCCCGACGTGCGGCTCGGCATTAGTAACGATCGATCGACCCCGCCGAAACCCATGTGCGGTAGGGTGTAGGACTACTCCTTCTAAAATATTATCTAAAATCCACTGTTGGGCTTGTTTGAGCCGTGGGAGTGGTGCCGATATCGCCCTGAATCCACCAGTTTTTTTGGGAATCTGAAAGCGCACGTAGTGAGAAACCGTCGCAATCCGACGCGAAAAAGCCAGAAACCGTAATTGTCCAACTGTAATTCCCATCGCATTTGCCAGATCTGCGGCGGCGTGCAAAATGGGCAGTCGATGTTGTTGTAATCTCGCTAGATTGGATTCGGTGAGATTCAATCCCGCCGACACCCCTGCTCCTAAATAAGTAATTTCTCGCTCTTGGCGTGTTTGCCATGCGATCGCCCGTTCTTGACGTTCGCGTTCGCGGCGTTCTCTAGTTTCTTGTTGCTTGCGGCGCGACTCGGCCATCCGCAACTTCAGTGCCTCTTTTTTGAGAGCTTCCTCATTATGCAAGCGACGATTTTCTGCCCTGAGGGTCTCTAATTCTCGTTGAATTTCGCCACGCCGCCGAATCTCATCTGCCGGATCGTTAGGGATCTCGCCATTTGCCGACCAAAATCCCAGTCGAATCATTTCGTCAAGAATGAATTCTTCTTTAGAACTTTGGCGAATGCGATCGTAAAGATCTTGACGAGTGCGGGGCTGTTCGGTCATAGTGCTTTGACGATCTGGCGATCTCTATACAGTCAGCAATTAAAAAAATCTATATTCCTGTGCGGCTCCTCTTCGTAAACCCCCGAGACTAGCTCGC harbors:
- a CDS encoding reverse transcriptase family protein: MTEQPRTRQDLYDRIRQSSKEEFILDEMIRLGFWSANGEIPNDPADEIRRRGEIQRELETLRAENRRLHNEEALKKEALKLRMAESRRKQQETRERRERERQERAIAWQTRQEREITYLGAGVSAGLNLTESNLARLQQHRLPILHAAADLANAMGITVGQLRFLAFSRRIATVSHYVRFQIPKKTGGFRAISAPLPRLKQAQQWILDNILEGVVLHPTAHGFRRGRSIVTNAEPHVGALVVINMDLQDFFPSISYARVKGIFRSLGYSEAIATILGLICTESDVTEIELDGRSYYIAQELRHLPQGAPTSPALTNLLCRRLDRRLDRMAKSRGFIYTRYADDLTFSTTDRERLRDIGNILKGTHGIVTHEGLTIHPDKTRVLRQSQQQEVTGIVVNQKLNVDRTTLRRFRATLYQIEKDGLAGKQWGQGADLLQSIAGFANYVAMVDPHKGREFLASVQRIQKKYGRRKR
- a CDS encoding hybrid sensor histidine kinase/response regulator, which produces MKIPSGVMRDIPVVSDRIEELHYLCCKRSILLELVTDAIGLWSIEGKIKYWNRSAERIYGWQSESVVGKQITDVLYDLDDPQYQIAIAQTLDRGEWCGEFQLITRTGKSSTVASHWYLMVAADGTPQSILTIDTDITEHKLLERQFLHAQRLENLGTLASGIAHDLNNILTPIVAITELLPLKLKNLDERTQKLLNTLSENSKRGRELISQILTFARGGGNEHTILQPQHLLAEVLQITRQTFPRSIEISLQVESSHLWTLSADANQLHQVLLNLCINARDAMPDGGELTIMAENIVLSDRYSKLHPNAQGGAYVAITVADTGTGIPAELLERIFEPFFTTKPIGKGTGLGISTVLTIVNNHQGFIDVSSQVGKGSQFRFYLPAIEQLELDCEPAIQPKLTGKGELILIVDDEPSIREILGTTIESYEYQSVTARDSQQAIDLYTEHHLKIGTILLDYMMPGGNPTQTIAQLHSIDPDVRIIVMSGLSAHEIAAQNHGNTIKAFLAKPFSTQDLLHALKAALN